One part of the Bdellovibrio bacteriovorus genome encodes these proteins:
- a CDS encoding type II toxin-antitoxin system PemK/MazF family toxin: protein MSKYSVGDVVELKLDPVQGQEKGKTRPCLVIFQHPKLDLITVLPVTDASGKKGAAFVTVKNLAAAGLSKDSVIDTLQIRTLSSGRITKALGKVSKSELFLCRKSLALIFEIDEVHL, encoded by the coding sequence TTGAGTAAGTATTCCGTGGGCGATGTCGTGGAATTAAAGCTAGATCCTGTGCAAGGTCAGGAAAAAGGAAAAACTCGACCTTGCCTGGTTATCTTTCAGCATCCAAAACTGGATTTGATAACGGTTCTGCCAGTCACCGATGCGTCGGGGAAAAAGGGTGCAGCTTTTGTTACCGTGAAAAATCTGGCTGCCGCTGGCCTTAGTAAGGATTCTGTCATAGATACTTTGCAGATCCGGACGTTATCCAGTGGTCGTATTACCAAAGCTCTAGGCAAGGTTTCAAAGTCAGAGCTTTTCCTATGTAGAAAAAGCTTGGCTCTTATTTTTGAAATTGATGAGGTACATCTCTGA
- a CDS encoding glycerophosphodiester phosphodiesterase has translation MIGLKNVLIWALLFCVSGFLVGCAQECGNNAIYPADISYEGHRMATKSSGHSFPHNSLESLKDLIASEVSTVEFDVRSTRDNELIIMHDSDTCSYGEKNVVISKTMLSEIPRMKGGFKVPTMQEVVGMLEGRRFATVLVDMKAAGSDSIKRFEDLVKDLIIDHDKVVILYDYSDRTLRKSMCDIAYRNGIEVQNYKFQVICR, from the coding sequence ATGATTGGTTTGAAGAATGTATTGATTTGGGCGTTGTTATTTTGCGTGAGTGGTTTCTTGGTAGGCTGCGCCCAGGAGTGCGGCAACAATGCTATCTACCCGGCCGATATTTCTTATGAAGGCCATCGCATGGCAACTAAATCTTCAGGACATAGCTTCCCCCATAATTCGCTAGAGAGCTTGAAAGACCTAATTGCGTCGGAAGTCTCAACCGTCGAGTTTGACGTGCGATCCACCAGGGACAATGAGTTGATCATCATGCATGATTCGGATACCTGTAGCTATGGTGAAAAGAATGTTGTGATTTCTAAAACAATGCTGTCAGAAATACCAAGAATGAAGGGTGGGTTTAAGGTTCCCACCATGCAAGAAGTCGTAGGTATGTTGGAGGGACGAAGATTCGCAACCGTTCTTGTCGATATGAAAGCTGCCGGAAGTGACTCGATCAAGCGTTTTGAGGATTTGGTTAAAGACTTGATCATAGATCATGATAAAGTAGTTATTTTATATGACTATTCCGACAGAACATTAAGAAAATCCATGTGCGATATTGCTTATAGAAACGGTATAGAAGTCCAAAACTACAAGTTTCAGGTTATTTGTAGATAG
- a CDS encoding nucleotide sugar dehydrogenase, translating into MPFGTLTSLFKDRKAVIGIIGLGYVGLPLALRYSEEGFPVVGFDIDETKSVKIAAGQTYIEHITSESIKKATQRGFRATTDFSEISKVDAIVICVPTPLNKYREPDLSFVINTTESLLPFLRTGQVVSLESTTYPGTTDEELLPRIESRGFKVGEDIFLVFSPEREDPGRKDFTTKTIPKVVGGFSPKCLEIGKLLYGGVIDTVVPVSSTKAAEMTKLLENIHRAVNIGLVNELKVVCDKMGLDIHEIIDAASTKPFGFVAYRPGPGLGGHCIPIDPFYLTWKARAYGVNTKFIELAGEVNSSMPEYVMGKINSGLNTHKKSINGSRVLVVGIAYKKNVDDMRESPSVMIMEHLRDAGANIDYADMHVPVFPKMREHKFDLKSVEVNEDSLKQYDCVLIATDHDRFDYGMIQKSAKLIVDTRGRYRGVHGNVIKA; encoded by the coding sequence ATGCCTTTTGGAACTCTTACTTCCCTATTCAAAGATCGCAAAGCAGTTATTGGAATTATCGGACTTGGCTATGTGGGACTTCCACTTGCTTTGAGATACTCGGAAGAAGGGTTCCCCGTTGTTGGCTTCGATATTGATGAGACCAAATCTGTAAAAATCGCCGCTGGGCAAACTTACATTGAGCACATCACTTCAGAATCCATCAAAAAAGCAACGCAAAGAGGGTTTCGAGCAACTACTGATTTCTCCGAGATTTCAAAAGTAGACGCCATCGTCATCTGCGTTCCAACTCCGCTTAACAAGTATCGCGAACCAGATCTTAGCTTTGTTATTAACACAACAGAAAGCCTTCTTCCATTCCTGAGAACCGGCCAAGTCGTCAGCTTGGAAAGCACGACTTACCCGGGAACCACCGACGAAGAGCTATTGCCACGTATTGAATCCCGCGGCTTTAAAGTTGGCGAAGATATCTTTCTTGTATTCTCTCCAGAACGCGAAGATCCAGGCAGAAAAGACTTTACCACAAAAACCATCCCGAAGGTTGTCGGCGGCTTCTCGCCAAAATGTCTTGAGATCGGCAAGCTGCTTTACGGCGGCGTTATTGACACCGTAGTTCCAGTCAGTTCAACCAAAGCGGCGGAAATGACCAAGCTGCTTGAAAACATTCACCGTGCAGTCAACATCGGTCTTGTGAATGAGCTCAAAGTGGTCTGCGACAAAATGGGCCTTGATATCCACGAGATCATTGATGCTGCCAGCACCAAACCATTTGGCTTTGTGGCTTATCGCCCGGGGCCGGGCCTTGGCGGCCACTGCATCCCTATCGATCCGTTCTATTTGACCTGGAAAGCCCGTGCTTATGGCGTAAACACAAAGTTCATTGAGCTGGCCGGTGAAGTGAACTCCTCCATGCCCGAATATGTTATGGGGAAAATTAACTCCGGACTGAATACTCACAAAAAGTCCATCAATGGATCTCGCGTGCTGGTCGTTGGCATCGCATACAAGAAGAATGTTGACGATATGCGCGAAAGTCCAAGTGTTATGATTATGGAGCACTTGCGTGATGCAGGGGCAAACATCGACTATGCGGACATGCATGTCCCGGTGTTCCCGAAAATGCGTGAGCATAAATTTGATTTGAAGAGTGTTGAGGTCAATGAGGACTCACTGAAGCAATACGACTGCGTGCTGATCGCGACTGACCATGATCGGTTTGACTATGGAATGATTCAGAAAAGTGCGAAACTGATCGTGGATACCCGCGGGAGATACCGCGGGGTTCATGGGAATGTTATTAAGGCGTAG